The Candidatus Eisenbacteria bacterium genome includes the window CGCACCCGAGACTTGCAGCAGCGAGTCGCCGAGCCGCAACGAGGTGCCCGGGATGCGAATCCGCGCGGGCGCCGCGGCCCCCTCGGCCACTCCGAGCCCGATCGCGGCGCACAGCACGAGCGCCGCCCAGCCTCGCGCGACGTTCGAAGGGTCGCGACTCATGATCGAGTCAGCGGCCCCGACCGCGCGTCCGCGCCTCGCTGGTGAGATCGCGCACCAGGCGGCTCCGATACTCGGCGTCGCTCGTCACGCGCCGCAACAGATCGGGATCGCTCGAGAGGAATGGAAGGTCGAACAGGTCGGGGATCGCCTCCTGCTCGGCATAGATCCGCTCCTGCTCGTGACGCTGGAACTGCGCCGCTCGCTCGACGGTGTCGAACGCTTTGCCGGGCAGGAACTCTTTGTTGAACACGTCGAACACATAGACGTGGAACTGACCATCGAGCCCGGTGGTTCCCTCGGGCGCTGCATACACCTTGACCTTCGCTGCCTTCACTTTTCCTGCCGGCATGCCACCTCCGTCTGCGGGGTCAGAGCGCGCCGCCGCCCGCGGATGTCGGGGCGGTGGCGTTGAGCCGGTCGACGATCGCGACCAGCTCGAAGACGTCATTGATGTCGAAATCGGCGCCCGATTCGCGGGTGCCGAAGGTGTCGCCATAGCGTGCGAATACCGTGGTCATGCCGAGGCTCGCGGCACCGACCACGTCGCGCTCGGCCCAGTCGCCGATCATGAGCGAGGAGTGCGCCTCGGCTCCGAGCCGTCGCAGCACCTCGCGAAACGGTGCCGGGCTCGGCTTGCGCTCGCCGGTGTCGTCGAACGTGACGACCGCGTCGAACACGTGCTGGAGCGAGAGCGAGCACAACCGCAGCCACACCTGGGCCTGTGGCGCATCACTCACCACGCCCAGGCGGATCCCGCGCTTCGTGAGTTCGAGCAGCGTCATGTGCACGTGCGGGTAGAGCACCAGCGCGGATTCGCGCGCGCGCCGGTACGCCACGATGCCGGAGGCGAGGATTTTGGGATCGATGTGGCCCAGCTCACTCGTGAGCAACTGATCGAACACGCGCTGGTACTCGAGCCCCTGCTCCTGATAGATCGCGTCGATCCGGGTGCGAACGGCCTCACGCGGCAGCCGCAAACCCGCGTCGATCATGCCGTCGATCGCCGCGTTGATCGCGTCCGCCTTCATCTTCATGAAGTCGGTGAGCGTGTTGTCGAGGTCGAAGACGATCGCGCGGATCACTTGTCGGACGTGCCGATCTCCCGGCCCATGCTGATCTCACCGTTGTCGATGCGCAGGTTGTACCCGCACTTGGGGTTGTTGCACACCCACGCCTTGTAGGTAATGGGCGCGCCGTCGCGACCGTAGTCCGAGAGCGGTAGCAGCACGCCGTCCTCGCACTTGCA containing:
- a CDS encoding HAD-IA family hydrolase is translated as MIRAIVFDLDNTLTDFMKMKADAINAAIDGMIDAGLRLPREAVRTRIDAIYQEQGLEYQRVFDQLLTSELGHIDPKILASGIVAYRRARESALVLYPHVHMTLLELTKRGIRLGVVSDAPQAQVWLRLCSLSLQHVFDAVVTFDDTGERKPSPAPFREVLRRLGAEAHSSLMIGDWAERDVVGAASLGMTTVFARYGDTFGTRESGADFDINDVFELVAIVDRLNATAPTSAGGGAL